One window from the genome of Nicotiana tomentosiformis chromosome 5, ASM39032v3, whole genome shotgun sequence encodes:
- the LOC104100927 gene encoding uncharacterized protein — translation MATLLPSPDISSFSTGRRPSSIFSGVNHRNVKKLAIPNGQLSAPLKVSTMSSTKLDKEEEQKRNYYLNTGYAIRILREEFPALFYKELNFDIYRDDIVFKDPLNTFTGIENYKSIFWALRFHGRMFFRALWIDIVSVWQPVEGMIMVRWTVHGIPRVPWESRGRFDGTSEYKLDKDGKIYEHRVHNIALNGPQKFHVLAVQELIGYIGCPSTPKPTFFEISFHSLDNIMPMEKFAEFRLQLGSILASVKRDEEEESQQK, via the exons ATGGCCACTCTCTTACCGTCGCCGGACATTTCCTCGTTCTCCACCGGTCGCCGTCCGTCCAGTATATTTTCCGGCGTAAACCATAGAAATGTAAAGAAACTCGCTATTCCAAACGGACAATTATCAGCTCCGTTGAAGGTTAGTACGATGTCGTCTACGAAGCTGGATAAGGAGGAAGAGCAGAAGCGGAATTACTATCTGAATACGGGTTACGCTATTCGGATTCTCAGAGAAGAGTTTCCTGCGCTTTTCTATAAAGAGCTAAACTTTGATATCTACAG GGATGATATAGTCTTCAAAGATCCCCTCAATACTTTTACTGGCATCGAGAACTATAAATCGATCTTTTGGGCTTTACGATTCCATGGCAGGATGTTCTTTAGGGCTTTGTGGATAGATATTGTTAGTGTATGGCAGCCTGTGGAAGGCATGATAATGGTTCGATGGACTGTTCATGGCATTCCCCGTGTTCCATGGGAGAGTCGTGGTCGATTTGATGGCACTTCAGAGTATAAACTAGACAAAGATGGGAAGATTTATGAGCACCGGGTTCACAACATTGCGCTGAATGGACCCCAAAAGTTCCATGTACTTGCTGTGCAGGAATTAATTGGATATATCGGCTGTCCCTCCACACCAAAGCCGACTTTCTTTGAGATCTCGTTCCATTCTCTGGATAACATTATGCCAATGGAGAAATTTGCCGAGTTCAGGCTTCAACTTGGTTCAATTTTAGCCTCCGTTAAAAGAGATGAGGAGGAAGAATCACAGCAAAAATAG